The genomic stretch AAAAGTAGAAAAAACAATCAAATTGAGGTGACCAGTTATATTCTGTTATCGCGAATTTTATAAATGACGACGTTGTTTACTTCATTGAAAACGGCTCGTGCACCCTTATTTCTAGCGATTATTGTTTAGATCACTCTACTGTTCTAAGAAAAGAAATCATATGTCAATAAGATCAAATTATATCATGTATGTAAGGAAAAACAAGTAAATTAGTGATTTATTCGACGTCATCGTTCCAGACTGCGAATCCACCTCCATTTCGTGTAATACATTTCTTGTAAGAACAGGTATATCCTTTACAACAGTCTGTATTAGATTTGCAATCTCTTCCTGCACACATCTTGCAGAATCCGTTAGTACAGATATACCCATTGCAGCATCGACGAATTCTGCAAATCTTATATGCACATGGCGGTGCTCTTTTTATAAGCCTAAACAAGATAATAGGGTAAAAAATTATTAACACACAGATCCTTTGGTTTAGTTTATTCATTAAACAATTATAATAAGGTCTCAAAGTGTACGATTTAGTGCAAATGAAATCACTGAATGCACGATTCTTATTATAAAAAGCTATACGTTTAACACTAAATATTGTATCAGTTTTATTCTATAACTCTGATGTGGGGGACATTTTTATAACTGTAACACATTAATGGAACTGGACAGTCGGTTTTCTATGAGGACGGTGTAAATATCTAAATGGACTTTtacttgtactatttttaataaatgtttgaatgtcccgctggtatatttcgcccctatgtctgttaacaacatatttgtaacacttacattaaacaaatgtataatatttgtaaCAACACAGACCTGTTTGAACATTATCATAAATTTCCAgacaaaaagattatttttttctggaGCAAATAAGCCACATACATGTTTGCATTAGTCTCAACTTACTTCTTAATATGTCCACTGTCTTTCTGTATTTCTTCATTCGCCATGTTGACTGGAAGAGAAACAAAAAGGTTGTATTAGTGATTCCTAAGAACTATATTTTCTTCATCGATCTTGAATACTCCTGTATTCTACTGTTTTCGTTAGGTAAAGTAAACAACAATAAATTGCTATTCCTCATTAGAAtattgaataattcaacagaaatGTATGTTTGAAACCAAACGTGTATTTTTCTGTTGTGTTGTGTATACATGGTTGTGTATTTACTGCCTCATTTGCAAACGTTGCAACCAACTTCCCGAATTTTCAATAACAATATCATTTTCTTCGAATTAAACATTTTGAATGTGCAATAttacaaaattgagaaaaaagatACCCTGGGATAGTATAAAAAGAAACtaataattatgttaaaaaaatacaagtcGATAATTTATAAACACCTAACAACTCTTCCGTTTGCTTTTCTAAAAATAATACCCTAAGGAAACAAAAGGTGACTTGAAATCTATTGTCATTTATCAGATTgatgtacagaaaaaaaatagttttcctATTCTACTGTCTCAATGTATTTTCCTTTACCCCGATTTCTGTTCATTGAAGCTtgcatgaataaaggcaacatcaatatactgctgttcaatagtaacatatttattgattaagCGAAAACTTATCAGAGTTAAACGTACACACAAAAACagagggaaatacatcaactataaaaggaataCAACTGAAATACAGACACGATTAACTGCAACATAAACATGCGCCAAACGGACTAATTTATGACAACCATATactataaatttgaatttaagtgAAAATATGTAAGTTTTAGAATACAGATTTAAAGTTAAAGGTGGTAGGACGAAACGATATATACAAAgttcatattcatgatatttttacGTAATCTGTTACATATAGAAAAAACCTTGTTAGATCATATTCGTACTGGATTATTTTGTGTTATTGTACTCGATTTTGGTTGCATTACTCATTTGGCTTATATTTCTACGCGGAATTTGGTATTATAACTTCAAATGTTTGGGTGTAGCCTTTACCAATCAAGGTAATTCCACAAAAGCGCCAAATTGACAAACGTCTACGTCTACAAATTTCCGGTTTAAAACAATGATGAACTCACTTCTACAAATAACAATAGAAACTACATGTTAAGACTGATAATGTTTCTTACCTCCAACGGACACTAACAACATGCAGAGGACTAAACACATAGAAATAATCATTCTTCCTGTTTATCAAATGGATTCTGCAATACATAATGAATTGTGTATATGTTTAAGATTATGATTAGTTGCTACGAACCATATTTTTTACaagatttaaaagataaaacGTCAGTTATAACAATTGTCCTTCAACAAAAGGGAAAACATAGTCTAAACTATCCTGTTTTAACATGCGTAACACGGGTTTGCCATATTTCGTCCCTTCCGATCGACTGCCATCATTTCtgaagaccatactcgcaaatggtgtcaagggagagctgaCAATTCAGTCCTTGATATTTTCTCTTTAAAACAGAGATCGAAACCAGAAATCGTTGTGCTTGAtatccgatgcactaaccactacaccttGACTTTCCTCTAGATTAACAATATAGTAAGAGTCTTTTGTGTATCTCTGACACGATTACAGTTTCTTGATAGCTTCATTTAACATGGCGGGACTGTTGAAAATAGAGTTGTAAATACTCTTTATTTTAAACTGTTATGCATTTCCATGTGAGAGATACATTGCTGTTTATCTTAGTTTTGAGTGAAATAAATGGCCCGCACACTAGGTAATTTAAGTACAACGCGTTAAGCAAGAATATATTTGTAGGCCGTCTGTAAGAATTAAATTAATGCAGGCTATTGTTTCAGTACGTATACAACGCTCCTGGTTCACTTTCTAAAAGCCGTGTTTGTATCCGTATCTCATGTACTTGGTTGTGGCACGAGACAAAATGCATCGCCATTTGAACGACACAGGAGATAAAATGgatacatttatttatatgtttacttgTGTAGCAGTTAAAAGAAATTAACTAAATAATTCTACTAGAATGAATATGTGTATTTTTACACATTTTCATCATGACAATATTGATTTCAAGGAAAGAGATTGCTTTTTCAAAtcaatctttttgttttttaagctTTAATTTCTATCAAAAGTAGGTCCGCCTCATAATATGGGGAAAAACAATCTTATTATTATGTTTCGTATCGTACtctatgataatttttatatGAGTATGCTTGTACGTTTGTTGTAAAACGTTCAGCTTAAAGTTACTGACAAAGTTAACAACTGTCCAAATTAAAATGAGCATATACTTTAGCCTATGACAACTAATTAACAGGTAAAATATAAGTAGGAAAGTTTGACTTTTGGTATATGAAACTGTGCCTTTAGCGACAGTTGGCATTCACTTACTTCGCTCACTTACTTTTTACCTCAAACTAACTTTACAAATGTGCTTTCAATATAAAACGAAACATTTCTGAACATTTACTTATATCAACAACTTACGTACAATTTAAATGGTCCGAATCCTTAAATGTAACTGGTGTAAGCAGCTGTTATAGGAACGTGTTGTTGTTTACATTAAACTAATATTACAATCAAGTTACGTGTAAGTTGTATATCCTGTTGTGCCCATATACGACCATTTACAGATAAACACAATTTATAACCATATTTtctttgacctttttttttttttggtttcctCGATGTTAGTGTTGAAATACTATTAGCCTTTATATACACGTATCAAAATAAAGGCAATCAGAGAACATCATTATTGTCATCTAATGACAATCTTATTAAAGTCCAAACATTCATTATATAACATCTCTGTTTTTAATTGAGGTAAATTACAACTTTTCAcacgctgtttttttttttaactttattgtaAATACAGTACAGTTTAACCAGTTTGTAGGattatatttaaaagataaaaattgtgTTCACATCAATGAAGATAATCTGTcagatacatgtactttaaaaaaaacatgaaattttgGCAAGTTAAAGTTTACGTTTAACAGGTATATGAACTTCTCTGTTCGGTTTTATGACAAGATTCAATATATTGTACAAAGCAAAACGGTGTCCTTGGACTTTTTATTATTTCTGAAAAAGATAATGCTAGGTACATATTCTAATAAAGTTAACTGATTGCAACGGTCCTTGTCAGGAGTCGACACTGACATAGTGTTCTTTTATAATGAAGAAATGTTTAGTATTGTGCATTTCATTGTTTAGCCTTGAACACCAGTAGAGATATCATTTACATTATTGAAACTTTTCTTAGTATTCTATGGGTACCAACATCATAAAAACATATGTATGGGCAATGATTTCAGAACcaaatttacggacgccatcacgagttggttgaccgttatggaataaccatttcacaaatgatatcggatatgtttcttacgtcgtaactacaatcccctcccctttcatgaatgtgacctaccgagttagactatttaccggatttgttatcacataagcaacatgacgggtgccacatgtggagcaggatctgcttacccttccagagcacctgagaacacccctagtttttgttgggattcgtgttgtttattctttagttttctatgttgtgtcatgtgtactattgtttgtctgtttgtctttttcatttttagccatggcgttgtcagtttattttagatttatgagtttgactgtccctttggtatctttcgtcccacttTTACAA from Mytilus edulis chromosome 7, xbMytEdul2.2, whole genome shotgun sequence encodes the following:
- the LOC139481850 gene encoding uncharacterized protein, with the translated sequence MIISMCLVLCMLLVSVGVNMANEEIQKDSGHIKKLIKRAPPCAYKICRIRRCCNGYICTNGFCKMCAGRDCKSNTDCCKGYTCSYKKCITRNGGGFAVWNDDVE